Proteins encoded in a region of the Zea mays cultivar B73 chromosome 4, Zm-B73-REFERENCE-NAM-5.0, whole genome shotgun sequence genome:
- the LOC100286231 gene encoding Chromatin remodeling protein EBS: protein MAKTKQGNKDVDSYTIGGTNKVVYVGDCVLMRASDSDNQPYVARVEKMEGDGRGSVRVQVRWYYRPEESKGGRRQFHGAKELFLSDHFDLQSAHTIEGKCVVHSFKNYTRLDNVGPEDFFCRFEYKAATGSFTPDRVAVYCKCEMPYNPDDLMVQCDACKHWFHPSCVAMTIEQAKKLDHFVCSDCFKENGSKRLSNAYATSPNFEPKAEPKRQRR, encoded by the exons ATGGCGAAGACGAAGCAGGGAAATAAGGACGTGGATTCGTACACCATCGGCGGCACCAACAAGGTCGTCTATG TGGGAGACTGCGTGCTGATGCGGGCGTCGGACTCGGACAACCAGCCGTATGTGGCGCGGGTGGAGAAGATGGAGGGCGACGGGCGTGGCAGCGTGCGGGTGCAGGTGCGGTGGTACTACCGCCCCGAGGAGTCCAAGGGCGGCCGCCGGCAGTTCCACGGCGCCAAGGAGCTATTCCTCTCCGACCATTTCGACCTGCAGAGCGCCCACACAATTGAGGGGAAGTGTGTTGTCCACTCTTTCAAGAACTATACCAGGCTTGACAATGTTGGGCCTGAGGACTTCTTCTGCCGATTCGAGTACAAGGCGGCCACCGGTTCGTTCACCCCTGACCGCGTGGCAGT GTATTGCAAATGTGAGATGCCGTACAACCCCGATGACCTCATGGTGCAGTGCGATGCTTGCAAGCACTG GTTCCATCCATCTTGTGTGGCTATGACCATTGAACAGGCCAAAAAGCTAGATCACTTTGTTTGCTCAGACTGTTTCAAAGAAAATGGTTCAAAGAGACTTTCAAATGCATATGCCACTTCACCAAATTTTGAGCCTAAG GCTGAACCAAAAAGGCAGAGGAGGTAA